One genomic region from Conexibacter woesei Iso977N encodes:
- a CDS encoding GNAT family N-acetyltransferase, with protein MGDVRLERWAERDAGLLVELNGDPEQMEHLGGPETAEKLADRQERYVAAEWCFVVVDGDGRRAGWVGFWESEWRGEVVLEMGWSVRKDLHGRGLASAGTRLAVARAEVAAREAGLARIVAFPNVENVASNRVCERAGFALLERDADVEYPPGHRMRCNVWALAVG; from the coding sequence ATGGGTGATGTGCGGTTGGAGCGGTGGGCGGAGCGGGATGCGGGGTTGCTCGTGGAGCTCAATGGCGATCCGGAGCAGATGGAGCATCTCGGGGGGCCGGAGACGGCGGAGAAGCTTGCTGATCGGCAGGAGAGGTATGTCGCCGCTGAGTGGTGCTTCGTGGTGGTCGATGGGGATGGGCGGCGTGCGGGGTGGGTCGGGTTCTGGGAGTCGGAGTGGAGGGGGGAGGTGGTCCTGGAGATGGGGTGGTCGGTCAGGAAGGACCTCCATGGCAGGGGGCTCGCGAGCGCGGGCACGCGACTTGCCGTCGCGCGGGCCGAGGTGGCGGCCAGGGAAGCCGGCTTGGCGAGGATCGTCGCGTTCCCGAACGTCGAGAACGTCGCCTCGAACCGCGTCTGCGAGCGCGCCGGGTTCGCGCTCCTGGAACGCGATGCCGACGTCGAGTACCCGCCCGGTCACAGGATGCGCTGCAACGTCTGGGCGCTAGCGGTCGGGTGA
- the acpS gene encoding holo-ACP synthase yields the protein MRVGIDLVKVASVAEAVEEHGQRYLDRVYTAQEQADCRGEALKLAARFAAKEAVMKVLEVKRDEAVAWTDIEVIRQTEGAPRVALHGTAAEAARSGGISDLALSFTHEDEYAAAVVVGT from the coding sequence ATGCGGGTGGGCATTGATCTGGTGAAGGTCGCGAGTGTTGCTGAGGCCGTGGAGGAGCATGGGCAGCGGTATCTGGATCGGGTCTACACCGCGCAGGAGCAGGCCGATTGCCGGGGTGAGGCGTTGAAGCTCGCGGCGCGGTTCGCTGCCAAGGAGGCGGTGATGAAGGTCCTGGAGGTGAAGCGCGACGAGGCGGTCGCTTGGACCGACATCGAGGTCATTCGGCAGACCGAGGGCGCTCCGAGGGTCGCGCTGCACGGCACCGCGGCGGAAGCCGCCAGGAGCGGCGGAATCTCCGACCTGGCGCTCTCCTTCACCCATGAGGACGAGTACGCGGCCGCTGTCGTCGTGGGGACATAG
- a CDS encoding acyl carrier protein, which produces MTDVSFPEVREIVKEHGRLAADVETLADGDSLYEAGMTSHASVNVMLALEDAFDVEFPDEMLKRSVFESVASIAAALQQLDAPLVA; this is translated from the coding sequence ATGACGGACGTGTCTTTTCCCGAAGTCCGTGAGATCGTCAAGGAGCACGGCCGCCTCGCGGCCGACGTGGAGACGCTCGCCGATGGCGACTCCCTCTACGAGGCGGGCATGACCTCGCATGCGAGCGTCAACGTGATGCTCGCGCTCGAGGACGCCTTCGACGTCGAGTTCCCCGACGAGATGCTGAAGCGCTCCGTCTTCGAGTCGGTCGCGTCGATCGCCGCCGCCCTGCAGCAGCTCGACGCGCCGCTCGTGGCATGA
- a CDS encoding acyl-CoA dehydrogenase family protein, whose amino-acid sequence MTVDTDRDAAFLAGIAQIADEIAAANADDVDRNARFPQETFAALREQRALSALVPAEYGGAGVSFDAVAQACFELGRRCGASAMVYAMHQIQVATIVRHLDGSPWFEDYLRDLVVSQRLIASVTSEVGTGGDMSRSVAALTPGDGGMASFEKQAPTVSYGAYADDLLVTLRAHPDADAQVLVLAAKDQTTLEPTGTWDPLGMRGTCSPGYVVRATVPTEQVLGQPFPAISTESMVPISHLLWSHIWLGIATDAFDRARAFVRAAAKRAPGQPVPAAVKLSHVMTQLSLLRAEVHSSLDMWNGAADDREKLSTMAFALRMNNLKLAASEQAPVVCQQAMGVCGIVGFKNDTPFSIGRHLRDSMSASLMVANERIHQTNAQLLLIAKEV is encoded by the coding sequence ATGACCGTCGACACGGACCGCGACGCCGCCTTCCTGGCCGGCATCGCCCAGATCGCCGACGAGATCGCGGCCGCCAACGCCGACGACGTCGACCGCAACGCCCGCTTCCCGCAGGAGACCTTCGCCGCGCTGCGCGAGCAGCGCGCGCTCTCCGCGCTCGTCCCCGCCGAGTACGGCGGCGCCGGCGTCTCCTTCGACGCCGTCGCCCAGGCCTGCTTCGAGCTCGGCCGCCGCTGCGGCGCCTCGGCGATGGTGTACGCCATGCACCAGATCCAGGTCGCGACGATCGTGCGCCACCTGGACGGCTCGCCGTGGTTCGAGGACTACCTGCGCGACCTCGTCGTCTCGCAGCGCCTGATCGCCTCGGTCACCTCCGAGGTCGGCACCGGCGGCGACATGAGCCGCTCGGTCGCGGCGCTCACGCCCGGCGACGGCGGCATGGCGTCCTTCGAGAAGCAGGCCCCCACCGTCTCCTACGGCGCCTACGCCGACGACCTCCTCGTCACGCTGCGCGCCCACCCGGACGCCGACGCCCAGGTGCTCGTGCTCGCCGCCAAGGACCAGACGACGCTCGAGCCCACCGGCACGTGGGACCCGCTCGGCATGCGCGGCACGTGCTCGCCCGGCTACGTCGTCCGCGCGACCGTCCCCACCGAGCAGGTGCTCGGCCAGCCCTTCCCGGCGATCTCGACCGAGTCGATGGTCCCGATCAGCCACCTGCTGTGGTCGCACATCTGGCTCGGGATCGCCACCGACGCCTTCGACCGCGCCCGCGCCTTCGTCCGCGCCGCCGCCAAGCGCGCGCCCGGCCAACCGGTCCCGGCCGCGGTCAAGCTCAGCCACGTCATGACGCAGCTGTCGCTGTTGCGCGCCGAGGTCCACTCGTCGCTCGACATGTGGAACGGCGCCGCCGACGACCGCGAGAAGCTCTCCACGATGGCCTTCGCGTTGCGCATGAACAACCTGAAGCTCGCCGCCTCCGAGCAGGCGCCGGTCGTCTGTCAGCAGGCGATGGGCGTGTGCGGGATCGTCGGCTTCAAGAACGACACCCCGTTCAGCATCGGGCGCCACCTGCGCGACTCGATGTCGGCGTCGCTGATGGTCGCCAACGAGCGCATCCACCAGACGAACGCGCAGCTCCTGCTGATCGCCAAGGAGGTCTAG
- a CDS encoding amino acid--[acyl-carrier-protein] ligase has protein sequence MAAYREASESQAQLLEALVEAGHLIPSGVPGVYGRGSDYEAVRLAFDAYVTRAALAAGETPEVLRFPPVLPRRQIEDLGYLENFPHLAGSVFAFEGSEGQARAMAEVAGQHGDWSEHQHPSDLCLTPAVCYPVYPAVARRGTLPAGGVTIDPGASYAFRHEPSGDPARLQMFHMRELVRIAEPETVQTWRDSWRDRALALLVDLGLDARFDVANDPFFGRAGRMMAASQRDQALKFEILVDITDPEPTAIASFNYHQDHFSGLYGIETADGGTAHTACLGFGHERIVLALLKTHGLDVAAWPGEVRSLLWDSVG, from the coding sequence ATGGCGGCGTACCGCGAGGCGTCTGAGTCCCAGGCGCAGTTGTTGGAGGCCTTGGTCGAGGCCGGGCACCTGATCCCGTCCGGCGTCCCCGGCGTGTACGGGCGCGGGTCGGACTACGAGGCCGTCCGGCTGGCCTTCGACGCCTACGTGACGCGGGCGGCGCTCGCCGCCGGTGAGACTCCGGAAGTGCTCCGCTTCCCCCCGGTCCTGCCGCGCAGGCAGATCGAGGACCTCGGCTACCTGGAGAACTTCCCGCACCTCGCGGGCTCCGTGTTCGCCTTCGAGGGCAGCGAGGGCCAGGCCCGCGCGATGGCCGAGGTGGCCGGGCAGCACGGCGACTGGTCCGAGCACCAGCACCCGTCCGACCTCTGCCTGACGCCGGCCGTCTGCTACCCGGTCTACCCCGCGGTCGCGCGGCGCGGCACGCTGCCGGCCGGCGGCGTGACGATCGACCCGGGCGCGTCCTACGCGTTCCGCCACGAGCCGTCCGGCGACCCCGCGCGCCTGCAGATGTTCCACATGCGCGAGCTGGTCCGGATCGCCGAGCCCGAGACCGTGCAGACGTGGCGTGACAGCTGGCGCGACCGCGCGCTGGCGTTGTTGGTGGACCTGGGTCTGGACGCGCGCTTCGACGTCGCCAACGACCCGTTCTTCGGCCGCGCCGGCCGGATGATGGCCGCCTCACAGCGCGACCAGGCGCTGAAGTTCGAGATCCTGGTGGACATCACCGATCCGGAGCCGACGGCGATCGCGTCCTTCAACTACCACCAGGACCACTTCTCCGGCCTGTACGGGATCGAGACCGCCGACGGCGGGACCGCGCACACCGCGTGCCTCGGCTTCGGCCACGAGCGGATCGTCCTGGCGCTGCTGAAGACCCACGGCCTCGACGTCGCGGCCTGGCCGGGTGAGGTTCGCTCGCTGCTCTGGGACTCCGTAGGGTGA
- a CDS encoding DUF1839 family protein, with amino-acid sequence MDTGAEVYVPHAVHRPGRTYVETNCYTDVLIELVHARGYEPLAMLGINARMDFEGDQWTFFKPAPGDLELLYGIDIHEMQPYRAIPDQIAEQLAAGRSMIVELDAWWLPDTAATSYRSEHVKTSVAADAIDREAGWLRYFHNAGRYELSGEDYAGVFASAVAHLPPYTELVRFDAGPALRGDELLDAARACLAGHLRKRPVTNPFTRFGAALAVSLPDLLAGEPQRYHEYAFATVRMVGSAFELLAAHVRWLLGPDGEEIASAMDEIVSGSMMLSLKLARRKVFDPAPVVGNLAAAWERAVGGLDAALA; translated from the coding sequence GTGGACACGGGTGCCGAGGTCTACGTCCCGCACGCCGTCCACCGGCCGGGCCGGACCTACGTCGAGACCAACTGCTACACCGACGTCCTGATCGAGCTGGTCCACGCGCGCGGCTACGAGCCGCTGGCGATGTTGGGGATCAACGCGCGGATGGACTTCGAGGGCGACCAGTGGACGTTCTTCAAGCCGGCCCCGGGCGACCTCGAGCTCCTGTACGGCATCGACATCCACGAGATGCAGCCCTACCGGGCGATCCCGGACCAGATCGCCGAGCAGCTGGCCGCGGGGCGGTCGATGATCGTCGAGCTGGACGCGTGGTGGCTGCCGGACACGGCGGCGACGTCGTACCGGTCCGAGCACGTCAAGACGTCGGTGGCGGCGGACGCGATCGACCGCGAGGCGGGGTGGCTGCGCTACTTCCACAACGCGGGCCGGTACGAGCTCTCGGGCGAGGACTACGCGGGCGTGTTCGCGAGCGCCGTCGCGCACCTGCCGCCGTACACGGAGCTGGTGCGCTTCGACGCGGGCCCGGCACTGCGGGGCGACGAGCTGCTCGACGCCGCGCGCGCGTGCCTGGCCGGGCACCTGCGCAAGCGGCCGGTGACCAACCCGTTCACGCGCTTCGGCGCGGCGCTGGCGGTGTCGCTCCCGGACCTGCTGGCGGGCGAGCCGCAGCGCTACCACGAGTACGCGTTCGCGACGGTCCGGATGGTCGGGAGCGCCTTCGAGCTGCTCGCCGCGCACGTGCGCTGGCTGCTCGGCCCGGACGGCGAGGAGATCGCGTCTGCGATGGATGAGATCGTGAGCGGCTCGATGATGTTGTCGCTGAAGCTCGCACGCCGGAAGGTCTTCGATCCCGCGCCGGTCGTCGGGAACCTCGCCGCGGCGTGGGAGCGCGCCGTCGGCGGGCTGGATGCCGCGCTGGCCTGA